A region of the Pirellulales bacterium genome:
GGACGGGAGTCGTTGTTTGCATCGAAAGTCTACTCCCGTCCCCTTTATTTCTTCCGTAACGCTTGGTTATTTCCCATTCGTCGCTGATTGTGACGAGCACGGCGGTCACTAATCGCAGCAGCGAGTCTTCGTTGGGGAACAGCGTCGCCACTCGGGTGCGGCGCTTCCGTTCTCGGTTGAGTCG
Encoded here:
- a CDS encoding transposase, which produces MNRHTNALERLNRERKRRTRVATLFPNEDSLLRLVTAVLVTISDEWEITKRYGRNKGDGSRLSMQTTTPV